A portion of the Eubacterium maltosivorans genome contains these proteins:
- the rsgA gene encoding ribosome small subunit-dependent GTPase A: MKQNRISGRIIKGIGGFYYVRPNGSTSLLECKARGIFRHQKIKPMVGDFVEVVENDRDELAIDEIKPRKNEFVRPPVSNVDVALIVFAGENPSPNLLLLDKLLIASEMKEVEPVICITKTDLVEADELQRIMDIYAKTPYKCFAFDQEDNDALRAIESQIEGKTAFLAGPSGVGKSTLANRLCEAGVMETGELSQKLNRGKHTTRHVELLDLKAGGYLLDTPGFSSLKLDGEIEKEDLRFYFPEFEEGSCRFASCLHQSEPGCAVKEQLGKGEISPVRYEHYSYLLDEIKNKRSDY; encoded by the coding sequence ATGAAACAAAATAGAATCTCAGGAAGAATTATCAAAGGAATCGGAGGGTTTTACTATGTAAGACCCAACGGTTCCACTTCTTTATTAGAATGTAAAGCCCGCGGCATTTTCAGACACCAGAAAATCAAGCCCATGGTCGGTGATTTTGTAGAGGTGGTCGAAAATGACAGGGACGAACTGGCAATTGATGAAATAAAACCAAGAAAAAACGAATTTGTACGCCCGCCTGTATCCAATGTAGACGTGGCGTTAATTGTGTTTGCCGGAGAAAATCCAAGCCCAAACCTTTTGCTTTTAGATAAACTGCTGATTGCCTCAGAAATGAAAGAGGTTGAACCAGTCATCTGTATTACAAAAACAGACCTTGTGGAGGCAGATGAGCTGCAGAGGATTATGGATATTTACGCGAAAACGCCTTATAAATGCTTTGCTTTTGATCAGGAAGACAACGATGCCCTGCGGGCGATTGAAAGCCAAATAGAGGGAAAAACGGCCTTTCTCGCTGGTCCGTCAGGAGTAGGTAAATCAACGTTGGCCAACAGGTTGTGTGAGGCAGGTGTCATGGAAACAGGAGAACTCAGCCAGAAGCTTAACCGCGGCAAGCATACGACACGTCATGTTGAACTGCTGGATTTAAAGGCCGGCGGGTATTTGCTGGATACTCCGGGATTTTCATCCCTCAAGCTCGATGGCGAAATTGAGAAGGAGGATCTTCGGTTTTATTTTCCGGAGTTTGAGGAGGGCTCCTGCCGATTTGCGAGCTGCTTGCATCAGAGTGAGCCTGGGTGCGCAGTAAAAGAGCAGCTTGGAAAGGGTGAAATCAGCCCAGTGCGTTATGAGCATTACAGTTATCTTTTGGATGAAATAAAAAATAAGAGAAGTGACTATTAG